One genomic segment of Petrotoga sp. 9PWA.NaAc.5.4 includes these proteins:
- the oraE gene encoding D-ornithine 4,5-aminomutase subunit OraE — MKLNPNEKIKIEEILKDLKNYVPKRKGWTWRKKLPEGTKKSDFEYYQISEDLKNSVPLPASHYFDNIDPQPETIITSEIASGRFEEDIRRMRMAAWHGADHIMVIRTLGQSHIDGLIEGTPEGIGGIPITRKQLRATRKALDLIEEEVGREINFHSYVSGVAGPEIAVLFAEEGVNGAHQDPQYNILYRGINPIRSFVDAAVAKKIMASVNMLQIDGAHNANASAKKSRNVMPELLVQHAINSLYSVKVGMKKENIALSTVPPVVSPAPEFRINLVYAVTLRELFKDYKFRSQMNTRYIESDLFDATRIHVLNTAISRLTSADIQSTITPDEGRNVPWHINSIRGIETAKHTLISMDGIKNYVKINEENIKKEVRELKMRAILMLEEIIEMGGYFEALENGMFVDNGYYPERAGDGIARPKNGGIAAATVVPRDNDYMAPVCEHFGYNNLPKDIEKPCDLIDGCTLHNREKIQFIDELDENDNVEKRLSEVKEYKEQNLIKPEVEWSYDGWIQLDMTIPEPQAYAEAAAIEICNKMGLEEIQVIGKSILHPSEGTYLELKAKVPFFIKKDELELPKKTEVMSDEELFEFFSKQKVKIVAGTIGNDEHNIGIREILDIKHGGIEKYGISYVYLGTSVPPEKIIDAAIEVGAQAVLASMIVTHNDVHIENMKKLHEIAVEKGVRDKLLLIVGGTQITNDLAVSNYMDAGFGRGTKGNHVATFLAKKLKEKLE; from the coding sequence ATGAAATTAAATCCGAATGAGAAGATTAAAATCGAAGAAATATTAAAAGACTTAAAAAATTACGTACCTAAAAGGAAGGGATGGACATGGAGAAAAAAACTTCCAGAAGGTACTAAAAAAAGCGATTTTGAATATTATCAAATAAGCGAAGATTTAAAAAACTCCGTTCCTTTACCTGCTTCACATTATTTTGACAACATAGACCCTCAACCCGAAACCATAATTACCTCAGAAATTGCTTCCGGAAGATTTGAAGAAGATATTAGAAGAATGAGAATGGCAGCATGGCATGGAGCTGACCACATAATGGTTATAAGAACTTTAGGACAAAGCCACATTGACGGACTAATTGAAGGAACTCCAGAAGGAATCGGAGGAATTCCTATAACAAGAAAACAACTAAGAGCTACAAGAAAAGCTCTCGATTTAATAGAAGAAGAAGTAGGAAGAGAAATTAATTTTCATAGCTATGTGTCAGGTGTTGCTGGACCTGAAATAGCCGTTTTATTTGCCGAAGAAGGAGTAAATGGAGCTCATCAAGACCCTCAGTACAACATTCTTTACAGAGGAATCAACCCTATTCGTTCTTTTGTAGATGCGGCTGTTGCAAAAAAAATAATGGCATCGGTAAATATGCTTCAAATTGATGGAGCACACAACGCAAATGCATCTGCTAAAAAATCAAGAAACGTGATGCCCGAACTTCTTGTTCAACATGCTATAAACTCACTTTATTCTGTTAAAGTAGGAATGAAAAAAGAAAATATTGCTTTATCTACTGTTCCTCCTGTTGTATCCCCTGCACCTGAATTTAGAATAAATTTGGTTTATGCTGTAACTTTAAGAGAACTATTTAAAGACTACAAATTTAGATCTCAAATGAACACAAGATACATTGAATCAGATTTATTTGATGCAACAAGAATACATGTTTTAAACACCGCAATTTCAAGATTAACTTCTGCAGATATTCAATCAACTATAACTCCAGATGAAGGACGTAACGTACCTTGGCATATTAATTCAATACGAGGTATTGAAACTGCAAAACATACTTTAATATCAATGGATGGAATTAAAAATTACGTAAAAATTAACGAAGAAAATATAAAAAAAGAAGTAAGAGAGCTTAAAATGAGAGCAATCCTTATGTTAGAAGAGATAATTGAAATGGGAGGATATTTTGAGGCTCTTGAAAATGGAATGTTTGTTGATAACGGATACTACCCGGAAAGAGCGGGAGACGGAATTGCAAGACCGAAAAATGGAGGAATTGCAGCTGCAACTGTTGTCCCTAGAGATAACGATTATATGGCACCAGTTTGTGAACATTTTGGATACAACAATTTACCTAAAGACATAGAAAAACCTTGCGACTTAATCGATGGTTGCACTTTACACAATAGAGAAAAGATACAATTTATAGATGAATTAGATGAAAATGATAATGTTGAAAAAAGACTTTCAGAAGTTAAAGAATATAAGGAACAAAACCTTATAAAGCCAGAAGTTGAATGGAGCTATGATGGATGGATACAATTGGATATGACCATACCAGAACCGCAAGCATATGCAGAAGCAGCCGCTATAGAAATATGTAATAAAATGGGTTTGGAAGAAATCCAAGTTATAGGAAAAAGTATTTTACACCCTTCAGAAGGTACTTACCTTGAATTGAAAGCAAAGGTTCCATTTTTTATAAAAAAAGATGAATTAGAATTGCCGAAGAAAACAGAAGTTATGAGCGATGAAGAACTTTTTGAATTCTTTAGTAAACAGAAAGTTAAAATCGTTGCGGGAACTATTGGTAATGATGAACACAACATAGGGATAAGGGAAATCCTCGATATAAAACATGGAGGTATTGAAAAATATGGAATATCTTACGTTTATCTTGGTACCTCTGTTCCACCAGAAAAAATTATAGATGCAGCAATAGAAGTTGGTGCACAAGCAGTTTTAGCTTCCATGATAGTAACGCATAACGACGTTCATATAGAAAATATGAAGAAGCTACACGAAATAGCTGTTGAAAAAGGTGTAAGGGATAAA
- a CDS encoding ornithine aminomutase subunit alpha: MKERIDDFKERSIKLQNMTNEELDEYFWKLVAQVVDPLIELAKTHTSPSIERSVLLRMGFNSLQAKALVDKILEVGLLSKGAGNIVYQIAKLKNIDVMKAGEELLKGNYWDEAQSIFKGGDAHEIKSE, encoded by the coding sequence ATGAAAGAGAGAATTGATGATTTTAAAGAAAGATCAATAAAGTTACAAAATATGACGAACGAAGAACTCGATGAATATTTTTGGAAATTGGTTGCTCAAGTAGTTGATCCTCTAATTGAATTAGCCAAAACACATACTTCTCCCTCTATTGAAAGATCTGTTTTATTAAGAATGGGATTTAACTCATTACAAGCAAAGGCTCTTGTAGATAAAATTTTAGAAGTAGGACTCTTATCAAAAGGAGCCGGAAATATTGTATACCAAATAGCCAAATTGAAAAATATTGACGTCATGAAAGCAGGAGAAGAACTATTAAAAGGTAACTATTGGGATGAAGCACAAAGTATCTTTAAAGGTGGCGATGCTCATGAAATTAAATCCGAATGA
- the ortB gene encoding 2-amino-4-oxopentanoate thiolase subunit OrtB, with the protein MSKSYESIMQRQVEIIKKSVGVDYNQYEIEGIAFDYERMMQDAGYSIEEIQKIQQETGVGQTPLIELKNINKLVKKLSEKGKGARIFIKDEQTNPSGSFKDRRASISVYKAKEMGYKGVIAATSGNYGAAVASQAAKRGLKSIIVQECFDSKGIGQPEILEKERACAAYGSEVVQVSVGPELFYYTLLLLDETGFFNASLYSPFGIAGIETLGWEIASQTKKMIGKFPEVVVSTHAGGGLTTGTARGLRKAGATNTKIIGASVDLRGLHMASDRDFNRKSFTTGHTGFGIPFAVFPDRSDVPRNAARVLRYMDRYVLVTQGEVFYITELLAKLEGIQRGPAGNTSLAAAFAIAKEMNEDEVIVVNETEYTGAGKLPSAQLTFAKQNGIEIKIGDPIKEDKPGKRIVIPKHPSQIGYIEIPMFQLKESYVKEIVKRWNKNTFTQKEIDFIAEDIRENKKIVKDLIDKVLLD; encoded by the coding sequence ATGAGTAAATCTTACGAATCAATAATGCAAAGACAAGTAGAAATAATTAAAAAATCTGTGGGAGTTGATTATAACCAATACGAAATAGAAGGGATTGCTTTCGACTATGAAAGAATGATGCAAGACGCAGGTTACTCTATTGAAGAAATACAAAAAATACAACAAGAAACTGGAGTAGGTCAAACTCCATTGATAGAATTGAAAAACATAAACAAACTTGTAAAAAAACTATCTGAAAAAGGGAAAGGCGCAAGAATTTTTATAAAAGATGAGCAAACTAATCCTTCGGGTTCTTTTAAGGACAGAAGAGCCTCTATAAGCGTTTATAAAGCTAAAGAAATGGGATACAAAGGGGTTATAGCTGCAACAAGCGGAAATTATGGTGCTGCAGTAGCTTCTCAAGCTGCCAAAAGAGGATTAAAATCGATTATTGTTCAAGAATGTTTTGATTCAAAAGGTATTGGGCAACCAGAAATCTTAGAAAAAGAAAGAGCTTGTGCAGCTTATGGAAGTGAAGTGGTTCAAGTAAGTGTCGGTCCAGAACTTTTTTATTATACGTTGTTGTTACTTGATGAAACAGGTTTTTTCAATGCTTCTTTGTATTCTCCGTTTGGTATAGCAGGTATCGAAACCTTAGGCTGGGAGATAGCTTCACAGACCAAAAAAATGATTGGTAAATTCCCAGAAGTTGTGGTTAGTACACATGCAGGAGGAGGTTTAACAACAGGAACAGCAAGAGGATTGAGAAAAGCCGGTGCAACAAATACAAAAATAATTGGAGCAAGTGTAGATTTAAGAGGGCTTCACATGGCTTCAGATAGAGACTTTAATAGAAAATCCTTTACGACTGGGCATACTGGTTTTGGAATACCTTTTGCGGTATTCCCAGATAGATCAGATGTACCCAGAAACGCTGCACGTGTATTAAGATATATGGATCGATACGTACTCGTTACCCAAGGAGAGGTTTTTTATATTACTGAGCTACTTGCAAAACTTGAAGGTATTCAAAGAGGTCCTGCAGGTAATACTTCTTTAGCTGCTGCTTTCGCAATAGCAAAGGAAATGAACGAAGACGAAGTTATAGTTGTAAATGAAACCGAATATACCGGAGCAGGAAAACTACCAAGTGCGCAGCTGACGTTTGCAAAACAAAACGGGATAGAAATAAAAATAGGAGATCCAATAAAAGAAGATAAACCTGGTAAAAGAATAGTAATACCAAAACACCCTTCACAAATAGGTTATATAGAAATTCCTATGTTTCAATTAAAAGAATCTTATGTAAAAGAAATTGTTAAAAGATGGAATAAAAATACTTTCACCCAAAAAGAAATTGATTTTATAGCTGAGGATATAAGGGAAAATAAAAAAATTGTAAAGGATTTAATAGATAAAGTCCTTTTGGATTAA
- the ortA gene encoding 2-amino-4-oxopentanoate thiolase subunit OrtA: MQAKKGDWVQIHFIALNPEERSEHLPDDTKKLPLEIRIKGFLEDKEAELNEIVTIKTPIGRLIKGRLEKINPRYEHNFGEPIPELLHINSDILKIGDVDE, translated from the coding sequence ATGCAAGCAAAAAAAGGTGATTGGGTACAAATCCACTTTATTGCTTTAAATCCAGAAGAAAGATCAGAGCATCTACCAGATGATACTAAGAAACTTCCACTTGAAATTAGAATTAAAGGTTTCCTAGAAGATAAAGAAGCCGAATTAAATGAAATTGTTACAATAAAAACACCAATTGGAAGATTAATTAAAGGAAGATTAGAAAAGATAAATCCAAGATATGAACATAATTTTGGAGAGCCTATACCAGAACTTTTGCATATTAATAGCGATATCTTAAAAATAGGTGATGTAGATGAGTAA